In the genome of Methanopyrus kandleri AV19, one region contains:
- a CDS encoding DUF5402 family protein has translation MSKKLLRRCAAQLKRVQDALGDDAVVSEVDLFVARCGCVGVVFMVRGVELRDISDEVLDGLEEAGKALGVRPDVVYARVVPGTQVVIDLAVRTLCDTCRREFSGEEPRPDLKVLRGATER, from the coding sequence TTGTCCAAGAAGCTACTGCGTAGGTGCGCCGCACAGCTCAAACGTGTGCAGGATGCGCTCGGGGACGACGCGGTAGTCTCCGAGGTTGACCTGTTCGTGGCACGGTGCGGTTGTGTAGGTGTCGTGTTCATGGTCCGGGGCGTCGAGCTACGAGATATCAGCGACGAGGTTCTTGACGGACTGGAGGAAGCCGGGAAGGCCCTGGGCGTGCGACCCGACGTGGTTTACGCGCGCGTCGTCCCCGGCACCCAAGTGGTGATCGATCTGGCCGTCCGAACACTGTGCGACACGTGTCGTCGCGAGTTCTCCGGGGAGGAGCCCAGGCCCGACCTGAAGGTGCTCAGGGGCGCCACCGAGCGTTGA
- a CDS encoding U32 family peptidase yields the protein MTRRWYLCCSRHHLDTVPEDSDGIVVPVTEHGVATLLPRYPETYEVEDIVDVAKDRGLSVQALMDFTCAGCEHLSPDGYPSLRSTLDYLASDLEVDGVVVADPYLVEVLATEYDLTVVVSHTAAVDTPEKAWHFERLGADVITVDPALNSNEEEVSAIRERVSVELRTAVGAITFRDPVAFFERNLFSHATAEGIEVDPYRNNPYEPMRERVVVWEVREELFDEVFILASGEPP from the coding sequence TTGACCCGAAGATGGTACCTGTGTTGTTCACGTCACCACCTCGACACCGTCCCCGAAGACTCCGACGGGATCGTCGTACCGGTCACCGAGCACGGTGTGGCCACTTTGCTACCCCGGTATCCGGAGACTTACGAAGTGGAGGACATCGTCGACGTGGCAAAAGATCGAGGATTATCGGTGCAGGCGCTCATGGACTTCACGTGCGCCGGCTGTGAGCATCTATCTCCCGATGGCTATCCCTCGCTTCGTTCGACCCTCGACTATTTGGCCTCGGACTTGGAGGTCGACGGTGTGGTGGTGGCGGATCCGTACCTGGTGGAAGTGCTCGCTACGGAGTACGATCTCACAGTGGTAGTCTCGCATACCGCCGCCGTGGATACTCCGGAGAAGGCGTGGCACTTCGAGCGACTCGGAGCTGACGTCATCACTGTGGATCCGGCGCTGAACTCGAACGAGGAAGAGGTTTCCGCCATCCGAGAGCGGGTCAGTGTCGAACTCCGGACCGCCGTAGGCGCGATTACGTTCCGGGACCCGGTCGCCTTCTTCGAGCGTAACCTGTTCTCGCACGCCACGGCCGAGGGAATCGAAGTGGACCCCTACCGTAACAATCCCTACGAGCCGATGAGGGAGAGGGTCGTTGTGTGGGAGGTTCGTGAGGAGCTGTTCGACGAGGTCTTCATCCTCGCCTCCGGAGAACCTCCGTGA